In Aestuariibaculum lutulentum, one DNA window encodes the following:
- a CDS encoding FeoB-associated Cys-rich membrane protein, with amino-acid sequence MNTIIQNILVFSAVALALLFLIRKFLWKKKTSKKSCCNDDCGCH; translated from the coding sequence ATGAACACTATCATTCAAAACATACTTGTTTTTTCGGCAGTAGCCTTAGCCTTGCTGTTTTTAATTAGAAAATTCCTTTGGAAAAAAAAGACATCAAAAAAATCTTGCTGCAACGACGATTGTGGTTGTCATTAA
- a CDS encoding metal-dependent transcriptional regulator — MTLTEENYIKSIYQLGRYGTMTVSTNSIAEALETKASSVTDMVKKLAEKGYANYKRYQGVSLTSQGKKIASDVVRKHRLWEVFLVEKLNFTWDEVHDIAEQLEHIKSEKLINELDKLLDFPTHDPHGDPIPDKNGDIKKTDKILLFNLAENNKGVCVGVKDTSSSFLKYLDKHKIALGSEITVVSREDFDDSMVIQINGVTTMSISQAVANNLFVKEEAIG; from the coding sequence ATTACGTTAACCGAGGAGAATTATATTAAGTCTATTTATCAATTGGGTAGATATGGAACCATGACTGTAAGTACAAACAGTATAGCAGAAGCTTTAGAGACAAAGGCGTCTTCGGTGACCGATATGGTAAAGAAGTTAGCGGAAAAAGGTTATGCGAACTATAAGCGCTATCAAGGCGTGTCTTTAACATCACAGGGTAAGAAAATTGCTTCCGATGTGGTTAGAAAGCATCGTTTGTGGGAAGTTTTTTTAGTAGAAAAGCTGAATTTTACCTGGGATGAGGTTCATGATATTGCGGAGCAATTGGAGCATATAAAGTCGGAAAAATTGATAAATGAACTGGATAAGCTTTTAGATTTTCCAACGCATGATCCGCATGGCGATCCGATTCCTGATAAAAATGGCGATATTAAGAAAACAGATAAAATACTTTTGTTTAATCTGGCTGAAAATAACAAAGGCGTTTGTGTGGGTGTAAAAGATACGTCGTCTTCGTTTTTGAAATATTTAGATAAGCATAAAATAGCTTTAGGTTCTGAAATTACGGTGGTTTCTCGCGAGGACTTTGATGACTCTATGGTAATTCAAATTAATGGAGTAACGACCATGAGTATTTCTCAGGCCGTTGCCAATAATCTTTTCGTTAAGGAAGAAGCTATCGGTTAA
- a CDS encoding TonB-dependent receptor: MRTLIFLMTIISISSNAQHISGRVFSEDNPLPYVNVFIKEISKGAITNEEGFFNIAHIETGTYTISASFTGYKTQTKRIKVNEEALNINFYLDESDMLDEVVVTGTLKAVSRLESPVPVEVYTPTFLKKNPTPNIFEALQNVNGVRPQINCNVCNTGDIHINGLEGPYTLVLIDGMPIVSGLSTVYGLSGIPNSLIEQIEIVKGPASSLYGSEAVGGLINIITKLPENAPIVFADSYISGWGEVNTDLGFKAKLGHKADILTGINYFNYSNPTDNNNDNFTDLTLQDRISVFQKWNFNRNNNRLFSVAGRFFYEDRWGGEMQWNSNYRGGDEIYGESIYTKRFELLGKYQLPIDENILFQFSYTDHNQNSVYGNTPYLATQRIGFGQFTWDKSITNHDLLFGAATRYNFYNDNTPATPIPDEIVIPSFFAQDEIAFSENHNILLGARYDYDKRHGNIFTPRMAYKFKPSKHDILRLNAGTGFRVVNLFTEEHAALTGARDVVITEALKPERSYNINLNYLTKLYTKSGIIVSLDASAWYTHFTNIILPDYDTNPNQIIYDNLDGKAISKGVSLNIDTMFSNGIKLLTGVTFQDVSKTENGITEQQMLTESFTGTWAATYKNYKYNLTFDYTGNIYGPMRLPLLGDLDPRLPESPVWSIQNIQFTFDGLNNFEIYGGIKNLLNWTPNKGNPFIIARAQDPFDEDVIFDNNGNAISTPNNPYALTFDPSYVYGPNQGRRLFFGLRYSLK, encoded by the coding sequence ATGAGAACCCTAATATTTTTAATGACAATAATCTCAATTTCTTCGAATGCACAGCACATTAGCGGACGTGTTTTCTCTGAAGATAATCCGCTTCCTTATGTTAATGTTTTTATCAAAGAGATTTCTAAAGGTGCTATTACTAATGAAGAAGGTTTCTTTAATATAGCTCATATTGAAACTGGCACTTATACCATTTCAGCTTCATTTACTGGCTATAAAACCCAAACTAAACGTATTAAAGTTAACGAAGAAGCTCTAAACATTAATTTTTATTTAGACGAATCTGACATGCTTGACGAAGTAGTCGTTACGGGAACCTTAAAAGCTGTATCAAGACTTGAAAGCCCCGTTCCTGTCGAAGTTTACACCCCTACTTTCTTGAAGAAAAACCCAACACCTAATATTTTTGAAGCTCTACAGAACGTTAATGGTGTTCGCCCTCAAATTAACTGTAACGTCTGTAACACAGGAGATATCCATATTAACGGACTGGAAGGCCCATACACTTTAGTTCTTATTGATGGGATGCCAATTGTTAGCGGACTGTCTACAGTTTATGGCTTATCTGGAATTCCGAATTCATTAATTGAACAAATCGAAATCGTTAAAGGTCCGGCCTCCTCGCTTTACGGTAGTGAAGCCGTTGGTGGTTTAATCAACATTATTACCAAACTTCCCGAGAACGCTCCAATAGTTTTTGCCGATAGTTACATTTCTGGCTGGGGAGAAGTCAATACCGATTTAGGTTTTAAAGCAAAACTAGGTCATAAAGCAGATATACTAACGGGTATTAATTACTTCAACTACAGTAACCCCACAGATAATAACAACGATAATTTCACCGATTTAACTTTACAAGACCGCATTTCAGTATTTCAAAAATGGAACTTTAACCGAAATAACAATCGCCTTTTTTCTGTTGCCGGACGCTTTTTTTATGAAGACCGATGGGGAGGCGAAATGCAATGGAATTCAAATTACAGAGGCGGAGACGAAATATATGGCGAAAGCATTTACACAAAGCGTTTTGAACTCCTCGGAAAATATCAATTACCAATTGATGAAAACATCCTATTTCAATTCTCGTATACAGACCACAATCAAAATTCAGTATATGGAAACACACCTTACTTAGCAACGCAACGCATTGGATTTGGACAGTTTACATGGGACAAATCAATAACCAATCATGATTTACTTTTTGGAGCCGCCACACGCTATAATTTCTACAACGATAACACACCCGCAACTCCAATTCCTGACGAAATAGTTATTCCGTCATTTTTTGCTCAGGATGAAATCGCTTTCAGTGAAAACCATAATATTTTATTAGGTGCGCGCTATGATTACGATAAAAGACATGGCAACATATTCACTCCAAGAATGGCTTATAAATTCAAACCTTCAAAACATGATATTTTACGCTTAAATGCAGGTACAGGATTTAGAGTCGTTAATTTATTTACAGAAGAACACGCCGCCTTAACTGGCGCTAGAGACGTAGTTATTACTGAAGCTTTAAAACCGGAACGTTCCTATAATATAAACCTGAATTATTTAACCAAACTATACACCAAAAGTGGCATTATAGTTAGTTTAGATGCCTCGGCATGGTACACCCATTTCACGAATATTATTCTACCTGATTACGATACCAATCCAAATCAAATAATTTATGATAATTTAGATGGAAAAGCTATTAGCAAAGGGGTGAGTTTAAACATAGACACTATGTTTTCAAACGGTATAAAACTACTTACAGGAGTAACTTTTCAGGATGTATCTAAAACTGAAAACGGTATTACGGAACAACAAATGCTCACCGAAAGTTTTACTGGAACCTGGGCAGCGACCTACAAAAACTACAAATACAACCTAACTTTCGATTATACCGGAAATATTTACGGCCCGATGCGATTACCTTTACTTGGCGATTTAGACCCCAGACTTCCTGAATCTCCCGTTTGGAGTATTCAAAATATTCAATTCACCTTTGATGGCTTAAATAATTTTGAAATTTACGGAGGCATCAAAAATCTATTGAACTGGACACCTAACAAAGGCAACCCGTTTATTATAGCCAGAGCTCAGGACCCTTTTGATGAAGACGTAATCTTTGACAACAACGGAAATGCCATATCAACCCCTAATAACCCTTATGCCCTAACCTTCGACCCGTCTTATGTTTACGGACCAAATCAAGGACGCAGATTGTTTTTTGGATTACGGTACTCCCTGAAATAA
- a CDS encoding metal-dependent transcriptional regulator, translated as MYTYNPISALLVFFVIGGLLYFLFRPSKGWYWILKNQFSSNEKTIIEDVLKQLYHFENSNNKVDMKTLVHMLSFSNKKIVEAIKKMTINDLIYFESDILKLTEKGREYALRIVRVHRLWERYLADKTGFHKIEWHDRAESMEHRLTHDEVEELSMHLGHPKFDPHGDPIPTKTGKMAQVKGVELPLLQVGAVGRITHIEDEPEVIYKQILAENIHMGSLIKVVENNATRIVFLSEGEEFKLAPIVAANLTVAPLEKEVAVEDNVARLSSLNEHETAKIIGISRESRGESRRRLLDLGFVKGADVSIDLVNPLGEPNAYLIKGTSIALRNDQAAKILIKKE; from the coding sequence ATGTACACGTATAATCCCATATCAGCACTACTTGTGTTTTTTGTTATTGGAGGTCTTTTGTATTTTTTATTCAGACCTTCTAAAGGATGGTATTGGATTTTAAAAAATCAGTTTTCAAGTAACGAAAAGACTATTATTGAAGACGTTTTAAAACAACTGTATCATTTTGAAAACTCGAATAATAAGGTAGATATGAAAACCTTAGTTCATATGTTGAGTTTTAGTAACAAAAAAATTGTTGAAGCCATTAAAAAAATGACGATTAACGATTTAATTTACTTTGAATCCGACATACTAAAACTTACCGAAAAAGGCCGCGAATATGCTTTACGTATTGTTCGGGTTCACAGGCTTTGGGAACGTTATCTAGCAGATAAAACAGGATTTCATAAAATCGAATGGCACGATAGAGCGGAGTCTATGGAGCATAGATTAACGCATGATGAAGTTGAAGAATTATCGATGCATTTAGGTCACCCAAAGTTCGATCCGCACGGTGATCCTATACCTACGAAAACAGGGAAAATGGCACAGGTAAAAGGTGTCGAATTGCCGTTGTTACAAGTTGGCGCCGTGGGTAGAATTACGCATATTGAGGACGAGCCTGAAGTAATTTATAAGCAGATTTTAGCTGAAAATATTCATATGGGTTCTTTAATTAAAGTGGTTGAAAATAATGCTACGCGTATTGTATTTCTATCGGAAGGTGAAGAATTTAAATTGGCGCCCATTGTTGCTGCAAATTTAACGGTAGCACCTTTAGAGAAAGAAGTTGCTGTTGAAGATAATGTGGCACGATTATCTAGTTTAAATGAACATGAAACGGCAAAAATCATCGGGATTTCCCGCGAAAGTCGAGGAGAAAGTCGCAGACGTTTACTCGATTTGGGTTTTGTAAAAGGGGCCGATGTGAGCATAGATTTGGTAAATCCTTTGGGCGAGCCTAATGCATATTTAATTAAGGGAACGTCAATTGCTTTACGTAATGATCAGGCGGCTAAAATCCTTATTAAGAAAGAGTAG
- a CDS encoding YraN family protein encodes MAQHNELGKKGEQLAVDFLLEHRYTIVERNYRFDKAEVDIIAQQNDTLAIIEVKTRSNTDFGDPQDFVKPKQIKNLVKAVDEYVTENQLDVEVRFDIIAIIKHGKSYHIEHLKDAFYHF; translated from the coding sequence ATGGCACAACATAATGAATTAGGTAAAAAAGGCGAACAATTAGCAGTTGACTTTCTCTTAGAACATCGCTATACTATTGTAGAACGTAACTACCGATTTGATAAAGCCGAAGTGGATATTATAGCTCAACAAAACGATACTTTAGCCATTATTGAAGTTAAAACCCGTTCGAATACCGATTTTGGGGACCCACAAGATTTTGTGAAGCCCAAACAAATTAAAAACTTAGTGAAAGCTGTTGATGAATATGTTACCGAAAATCAATTAGATGTAGAAGTCCGTTTTGATATTATTGCGATCATTAAACATGGTAAAAGCTACCATATTGAACACCTAAAAGATGCCTTTTATCATTTTTGA
- a CDS encoding TlpA family protein disulfide reductase encodes MAQHSIKGVFSPPEDYRVAVLYKVTPTISEYITHAEVKKDGKFEIKLDSTVAKGMYRIVYAIPEEDYNFDIIYNKKEDINLTFNSETGLKILSSAENKLMASYSNSMSMITHSINNFYSEKSKDTTALVSIFKTQREAQKGFEDLAKNTIALTFIKANKPYIPKHYEDVDTYSKNVKIHYFDHVNFTNKTLQSSNFLNERMVNYVFGVVTDSINREANYKKNINVFYNAMKEAPIEIKRTLLVDLWEQMRDLNYEKTANYISDTYLINIAKQLKDKDLIEGLTLYKNISIGKVAPDFSFEQEKNGVKTTKKLSELIGAKNYILVFWNSTCAHCLDEIPQLEAFVKDKKKEEVTVVAIGLEDSPEYWSRVVKRLPDFIHVYGAGYWDNEIGDSYGVTATPTYFVLDSEKHIVAKPEDIDELKLYFEKQKSKAKNKASQK; translated from the coding sequence ATGGCGCAGCACAGCATAAAAGGTGTGTTTTCTCCGCCTGAAGATTATCGTGTGGCGGTGTTGTATAAGGTAACACCAACCATTTCAGAGTATATTACCCATGCCGAAGTTAAGAAGGACGGGAAATTTGAAATTAAATTAGACTCTACAGTTGCTAAGGGCATGTACCGTATTGTGTACGCTATTCCGGAAGAAGATTATAACTTCGATATTATTTATAATAAGAAGGAAGATATCAACTTAACATTTAATTCTGAAACAGGTTTGAAGATTCTTTCTTCTGCAGAAAATAAGTTAATGGCATCGTATAGTAACAGTATGTCCATGATTACGCATAGCATTAATAACTTTTATAGTGAAAAGAGTAAGGATACCACGGCTTTAGTTTCTATTTTTAAAACACAGCGCGAAGCTCAAAAGGGGTTTGAAGATTTGGCTAAGAATACCATTGCTTTAACGTTTATTAAAGCAAACAAGCCTTATATTCCGAAGCATTACGAAGATGTTGATACCTATAGTAAAAATGTAAAAATACACTATTTTGATCATGTGAACTTTACGAATAAAACACTTCAAAGTTCTAATTTCTTGAATGAACGCATGGTGAATTATGTTTTTGGAGTAGTTACCGATTCGATTAACAGAGAAGCAAACTACAAGAAAAACATCAATGTGTTTTACAATGCGATGAAAGAGGCCCCCATAGAAATTAAGCGTACTTTATTGGTCGATCTTTGGGAGCAAATGCGTGATTTGAATTATGAGAAGACTGCCAATTATATTTCAGATACTTACTTGATTAATATAGCGAAGCAGTTAAAAGATAAAGATCTTATTGAAGGTTTAACTTTATATAAGAACATCTCTATTGGAAAGGTAGCGCCAGATTTTTCTTTTGAACAGGAAAAGAATGGTGTTAAGACTACAAAAAAGCTGAGTGAATTAATAGGAGCTAAAAATTATATTCTGGTATTTTGGAACAGTACATGTGCTCATTGTTTAGATGAAATTCCGCAGTTGGAAGCTTTTGTTAAAGACAAGAAAAAGGAAGAAGTAACAGTAGTTGCTATTGGCTTGGAAGATTCACCTGAGTACTGGAGTCGAGTTGTAAAACGTCTTCCGGATTTTATTCATGTTTATGGTGCCGGATATTGGGATAATGAAATTGGAGATAGTTATGGCGTAACAGCTACACCTACTTATTTTGTGTTAGATTCAGAAAAGCATATTGTTGCTAAACCTGAAGATATTGATGAGTTAAAACTGTATTTTGAAAAGCAAAAAAGCAAGGCTAAGAATAAAGCTTCTCAAAAATGA
- the mfd gene encoding transcription-repair coupling factor, translated as MSKTDIAQTYEQLLQTQKLQIAIANTQSRIHLKGLVGSALSFVISNAFKNSDKPFLMVFNDKEEAAFHLNDLEQLCGKDDVLFYPGSYRRPYQIEETDNANVLLRAEVLNRINSRKKPAIIVTYPDALFEQVVTRKELERNTLKIAVNDKLSIDFVNEVLFEYQFKRVDFVTEPGEFSVRGGIVDVFSFSHDEPYRIEFFGDEVDSIRTFDVETQLSVDQIKKINIIPNVANKLLEESRQSFLKYIAQKTVVCLKNADLCFSRIDDFYEKAEEAFKTLSSDIKHAKPNELFCHADLLKKQLLDFSLVEFGRNSVFNASEVIEYHTTPQPSFNKQFNLLIEDLNANHEKGYTNYIACVSEQQAKRFHDIFDDSHLDVKQYSTIILSLHQGFIDADSKMVCYTDHQIFERYHKFSVKNGYAKKQAITLKELTNLDIGDYVTHIDHGIGRFGGLQKIDVEGKKQEAIKLVYGERDVLYLSIHSLHKITKFNGKDGKPPKIYKLGSAAWKTLKEKTKSRVKHVAFNLIKLYAKRKTEKGFQYKPDSYMQHELEASFIYEDTPDQSTATADIKADMESERPMDRLVCGDVGFGKTEVAIRAAFKAVDNGKQVAVLVPTTILAYQHYRTFRKRLKDFPVTVDYVNRFRTAKEKKETLTGVESGAVDIIIGTHQLANKTVKFKDLGLLIVDEEQKFGVAVKEKLKTIKDNVDVLTLTATPIPRTLQFSLMAARDLSVITTPPPNRYPIESHVIRFNEETIRDAVSYEIERGGQIFFIHNRIENIKEVAGMIQRLVPDAKVGVGHGQMDGKKLEELMLSFMDGAFDVLVSTTIIESGLDVPNANTIFINNANNFGLSDLHQMRGRVGRSNKKAFCYFITPEYSAMTDDARKRITALEQFTELGSGFNIAMKDLEIRGAGDLLGGEQSGFINEIGFDTYQKILNEAIEELKQNEFKDLYDENEDEKEYVKDVTIDSDFELLFPDDYVNNITERLSLYTQLNGFKTEAELQKFESELIDRFGELPKQVKDLLNSVRIKWIATKVGFEKVIMKQGKFIGYFLNDQQSSFYQSKNFTKVLQFVQTHPSACKMKEKQTRNGLRLLLTFDNIKTVDQALKAIQPIMA; from the coding sequence GTGAGTAAAACAGATATCGCCCAAACCTACGAACAGCTTTTGCAAACGCAAAAGCTGCAAATTGCTATTGCCAATACTCAAAGTAGAATACATTTAAAAGGCCTTGTCGGATCTGCGTTGTCTTTTGTAATATCGAATGCGTTTAAAAACAGTGATAAACCGTTTTTAATGGTGTTTAATGATAAGGAGGAAGCAGCGTTTCATTTAAACGACTTGGAACAGCTTTGCGGAAAAGACGATGTGCTTTTTTATCCGGGAAGTTACCGCAGGCCTTATCAAATTGAAGAAACCGATAATGCCAATGTGTTATTGCGTGCAGAGGTGCTTAACCGCATTAATTCTCGTAAAAAGCCGGCGATTATTGTTACCTATCCCGATGCGCTTTTTGAGCAGGTGGTTACCAGAAAGGAGTTAGAGCGTAACACCTTGAAGATAGCGGTAAACGATAAGTTATCTATTGATTTTGTAAACGAGGTATTATTCGAGTATCAGTTTAAACGCGTTGATTTCGTTACCGAACCAGGTGAATTTTCTGTTCGAGGAGGTATAGTTGATGTCTTTTCGTTTTCTCACGACGAGCCTTACCGTATTGAGTTTTTTGGTGATGAGGTCGATAGTATCCGAACGTTTGATGTTGAAACACAATTGTCGGTCGATCAAATTAAGAAGATCAATATTATTCCGAATGTTGCCAATAAGTTATTGGAAGAAAGCAGGCAGAGTTTCTTAAAATACATTGCACAGAAAACAGTAGTATGTTTAAAGAATGCCGATTTATGTTTTTCTCGTATCGACGATTTTTATGAAAAGGCTGAAGAGGCTTTTAAAACCTTATCTTCAGATATAAAGCATGCTAAACCAAACGAATTGTTTTGTCATGCAGATTTACTGAAAAAGCAATTACTGGATTTTTCATTAGTTGAATTTGGAAGAAATTCGGTGTTTAATGCTTCCGAAGTTATCGAATATCATACCACGCCGCAGCCGTCTTTCAATAAACAGTTCAATTTGTTAATTGAAGATTTAAACGCCAATCATGAAAAAGGGTATACCAATTATATCGCTTGTGTGAGTGAGCAGCAGGCGAAACGTTTTCATGATATTTTCGACGATTCGCATTTGGATGTTAAGCAGTATTCAACCATTATTTTGTCTTTGCATCAAGGGTTTATAGATGCCGATAGTAAAATGGTGTGTTATACCGATCATCAAATTTTCGAACGTTATCATAAATTCAGTGTTAAAAATGGCTACGCTAAAAAGCAAGCAATTACGTTAAAAGAGTTGACCAATCTGGATATTGGAGATTACGTAACACATATCGATCATGGTATCGGGCGTTTTGGTGGACTTCAAAAAATAGATGTTGAAGGAAAGAAACAGGAAGCTATAAAACTAGTATATGGTGAGCGCGATGTCTTGTATTTAAGTATTCATTCGTTACATAAAATTACCAAGTTTAATGGAAAAGATGGTAAGCCACCTAAAATTTATAAATTAGGGAGTGCCGCCTGGAAAACCTTAAAAGAAAAAACAAAGTCGCGTGTAAAACATGTGGCATTTAATTTAATAAAACTTTACGCGAAGCGTAAAACTGAAAAAGGATTTCAATACAAGCCTGATAGTTACATGCAGCATGAGTTGGAAGCGTCTTTTATTTACGAAGATACTCCGGATCAAAGTACAGCTACAGCCGATATTAAAGCCGATATGGAAAGCGAACGTCCTATGGATAGATTAGTTTGTGGCGATGTTGGCTTCGGGAAAACCGAGGTAGCTATTCGAGCAGCTTTTAAAGCGGTTGATAATGGTAAACAAGTGGCTGTATTAGTGCCGACAACGATTTTAGCATATCAACATTACAGAACCTTTAGAAAGCGATTGAAAGATTTCCCCGTAACGGTAGATTACGTGAATCGTTTTAGAACAGCAAAGGAGAAAAAGGAAACGCTTACCGGTGTAGAGAGCGGTGCTGTTGATATTATTATAGGAACACATCAATTGGCCAATAAAACGGTAAAGTTTAAAGATTTAGGCTTGCTAATTGTAGACGAAGAGCAGAAGTTTGGAGTAGCCGTAAAAGAGAAGCTAAAAACTATAAAGGATAATGTTGATGTGTTAACCTTAACGGCAACACCAATACCGAGAACACTTCAGTTTAGCTTAATGGCAGCTAGAGATTTATCGGTAATTACCACACCACCACCAAATCGTTATCCAATAGAAAGTCATGTCATTCGTTTTAATGAAGAAACCATTCGCGATGCGGTGAGTTATGAGATAGAACGTGGCGGTCAAATATTTTTTATTCATAACAGAATTGAAAATATTAAGGAAGTCGCTGGCATGATTCAGCGTTTGGTGCCTGATGCCAAAGTAGGTGTAGGTCACGGGCAAATGGATGGTAAAAAACTGGAAGAATTGATGCTTTCCTTTATGGATGGTGCTTTCGATGTGTTGGTGAGTACTACCATTATTGAAAGTGGACTAGACGTACCTAATGCCAATACCATTTTTATCAATAATGCGAATAATTTCGGATTGAGCGACTTGCACCAAATGCGTGGTCGTGTTGGTCGTAGTAACAAAAAGGCGTTCTGTTATTTTATTACTCCCGAATATTCAGCGATGACAGATGATGCCAGAAAACGTATTACAGCATTAGAGCAGTTTACCGAGTTAGGTAGTGGTTTCAATATCGCTATGAAAGATTTGGAAATTCGTGGAGCCGGTGATTTGTTAGGAGGAGAACAAAGTGGATTTATTAATGAAATTGGGTTTGATACGTATCAGAAAATATTAAACGAAGCTATTGAAGAGTTGAAACAAAACGAATTCAAAGACTTATACGACGAGAATGAAGATGAGAAAGAATACGTAAAAGACGTGACTATCGATTCCGATTTTGAGCTATTGTTTCCAGATGATTACGTTAATAATATTACCGAACGATTGAGTTTATATACGCAGTTAAACGGGTTTAAAACTGAAGCTGAATTGCAAAAGTTTGAAAGCGAACTTATCGATAGATTTGGCGAATTGCCAAAGCAGGTTAAAGACTTGTTGAACAGTGTGCGTATCAAATGGATTGCTACTAAAGTCGGCTTTGAAAAAGTGATTATGAAACAAGGTAAGTTTATTGGTTATTTTCTTAACGACCAGCAAAGTAGTTTCTATCAAAGTAAGAACTTTACCAAGGTACTACAGTTTGTGCAAACGCATCCTTCGGCATGTAAAATGAAAGAGAAACAAACGCGTAACGGTTTAAGATTATTACTTACTTTTGATAATATTAAAACCGTAGACCAAGCGTTAAAAGCGATACAGCCTATCATGGCTTAA
- a CDS encoding TerB family tellurite resistance protein, with the protein MSFSDLFDSGFKKRNEDHFAAIVRVAMADGFISLDERAFLDRLARNLDISEADYNLILEDYKSHPINPPHDYERRLERLFDLARMVYVDHIKGDLEELLLRKIAVGLGFHPENVKYIVDKALTLVSNGVDLDTFTDEMRNMNK; encoded by the coding sequence ATGTCGTTTTCAGATTTATTTGATAGTGGGTTTAAAAAGCGTAATGAAGACCATTTTGCTGCTATTGTTCGCGTAGCAATGGCTGATGGTTTTATTTCTCTTGATGAAAGAGCCTTTTTAGACAGATTAGCAAGAAACTTAGATATTAGTGAGGCTGATTATAACTTAATTTTAGAAGATTATAAATCGCATCCTATTAATCCACCACACGATTACGAAAGACGTTTAGAGCGTTTATTCGATTTAGCTCGTATGGTTTATGTAGATCATATTAAAGGAGACCTTGAAGAGCTTTTACTTAGAAAAATAGCTGTTGGTCTTGGTTTTCACCCTGAAAACGTAAAATACATTGTAGACAAAGCTTTAACATTAGTAAGCAATGGTGTAGACTTAGATACGTTTACAGATGAAATGAGAAATATGAATAAATAA
- a CDS encoding DUF2202 domain-containing protein: MKTYRKTSGILVLLFSMVISLLYACDSNSDNNEINSNDKAITSADRDALLFMLEEEKLARDTYTYLNDKWAINQFANIKNSEQTHMDAIESLLIEYDIDYSILPMGQFKNTELQDYYNQFVVDGSASQLKALNVGATIEDLDIVDLQEYIDTIENTKVISVFEMLQCGSRNHLRSFEEAIDVSGGTYLPQFLSVEDYNAIISSANEKCGQ, translated from the coding sequence ATGAAAACATATCGTAAAACTTCAGGGATTTTAGTTTTGCTGTTTTCTATGGTTATTTCGTTATTGTATGCATGTGATTCTAATTCAGATAATAATGAAATTAATAGTAACGATAAGGCTATAACAAGTGCAGATCGGGATGCATTATTGTTTATGCTAGAAGAAGAAAAACTAGCAAGAGATACTTACACATATTTAAATGATAAGTGGGCGATTAATCAGTTTGCGAATATTAAAAATAGCGAGCAAACACATATGGATGCCATTGAAAGTTTGTTGATTGAATATGACATTGACTATTCCATATTACCAATGGGACAATTTAAAAATACGGAGTTACAAGATTATTATAATCAATTTGTAGTTGATGGTTCTGCAAGTCAGCTTAAAGCGCTTAATGTTGGTGCGACTATAGAGGATTTAGATATTGTTGATTTGCAGGAGTATATAGATACAATTGAGAATACTAAGGTAATTTCTGTGTTTGAAATGTTGCAATGTGGCTCTAGAAATCATTTAAGAAGTTTTGAGGAAGCCATTGATGTGTCTGGAGGTACTTATTTACCTCAGTTTTTGAGTGTTGAGGATTATAATGCCATAATTAGTTCAGCTAATGAAAAGTGTGGTCAATAA